Proteins encoded in a region of the Ancylobacter sp. SL191 genome:
- a CDS encoding phage terminase small subunit P27 family: protein MRGAKPHSIVPGSSPVRGDLDPPDWLGEDARAEWDRVAPVLINERRTLTVADIASLVNYCVAVGQAAEASRIIMAEGMTYASKGGPKKHPAVSIRSDAMTQARLLAGELGLTPVSRSRPAARGAADDGQDDLFGMGD, encoded by the coding sequence ATGCGCGGCGCCAAGCCACACAGCATCGTTCCCGGATCTTCGCCCGTGCGCGGCGACCTCGATCCGCCCGATTGGCTGGGTGAGGACGCGCGCGCCGAATGGGACCGCGTGGCGCCGGTTCTGATCAATGAGCGGCGCACCCTCACCGTCGCCGACATCGCCAGCCTCGTGAACTACTGCGTTGCCGTCGGCCAGGCTGCCGAGGCCAGCCGGATCATCATGGCCGAGGGGATGACCTATGCCAGCAAAGGCGGGCCGAAGAAGCATCCGGCCGTGTCGATCCGTTCCGATGCGATGACGCAGGCGCGCCTGCTCGCTGGCGAGCTGGGGCTTACGCCCGTCTCCCGTTCCCGACCGGCCGCACGCGGCGCGGCGGATGACGGGCAAGACGACCTGTTCGGTATGGGTGACTGA
- a CDS encoding terminase large subunit — protein sequence MARSTYPEWIFDGSDIPDPMGRGERAVRWLAMLKHPKSTLPGRPFLLDPWQERIVRRIYGPRHPDGTRIVKSVPLLLPRGNRKTSLAAALALLHTIGPERVPGGEVISAAADRKQARLAYAEALGIVRTVPQAAANTRVVDYRNRLIFPRDGSFYEAISADAGTQHGRTPAFVLADELHAWPKRDLWDVLRSGLVKQKGSLLVIATTAGRGQENIAWDIIEDARRVARGEVDDPSILPILFEADRDCDWTDEAVWHRVNPGLVHGYPDIEGLRQLAREGQRRIGDREAFRQLNLNIWLDHSADPFVDMEIYDEGAAPVDLDALEGAPCWLGVDLSSNHDLTCVVAAWRDEAGGYIVHPWFFCPEDNLRLRADRDGVPYPTWAEQGFIIPTPGNVVDFRAVEATIRDLCERFAVQEIAFDPHLARNMLNSLLEDGLPAVEMRQGWVTMAPAVKELERAIVGHQLAHGSHPVLRWCFDNIAVHTDGAGNRMFHKGKSRDRIDGAVACAMAVARASSEAGASIYESDEWSPELMVM from the coding sequence ATGGCGCGCTCGACCTATCCCGAGTGGATTTTCGACGGCAGCGATATCCCCGATCCCATGGGGCGCGGCGAGCGGGCGGTCCGTTGGCTGGCCATGCTCAAGCATCCCAAGAGCACCTTGCCCGGCCGGCCCTTCCTGCTCGATCCCTGGCAGGAACGTATCGTGCGCCGCATTTATGGCCCGCGCCATCCGGACGGCACCCGCATCGTCAAGTCGGTTCCTCTTCTCCTGCCGAGGGGAAATCGCAAAACCTCGCTCGCTGCGGCCCTTGCTCTGCTTCACACCATCGGCCCCGAACGGGTGCCGGGTGGCGAGGTGATCTCGGCGGCGGCGGATCGCAAGCAGGCACGACTTGCCTATGCCGAGGCGTTGGGCATCGTCCGCACCGTGCCGCAGGCGGCGGCAAACACCCGCGTCGTCGACTATCGCAACCGGCTGATCTTTCCCCGTGACGGATCCTTCTATGAAGCGATCTCGGCCGATGCCGGGACACAGCACGGCCGGACGCCGGCCTTCGTGCTCGCCGACGAACTACATGCCTGGCCGAAGCGTGACCTGTGGGACGTGCTGCGCTCCGGCCTCGTGAAGCAGAAGGGCTCGCTGCTCGTCATCGCGACCACGGCAGGGCGAGGGCAGGAAAATATCGCCTGGGACATTATCGAGGATGCCCGGCGCGTGGCGCGGGGCGAGGTGGATGACCCGTCCATCTTGCCGATCCTGTTCGAAGCGGATCGGGATTGCGACTGGACGGATGAAGCCGTCTGGCACCGGGTGAACCCCGGCCTCGTGCATGGCTATCCCGATATCGAGGGCCTGCGGCAGCTTGCACGCGAGGGGCAGCGGCGCATCGGCGACCGGGAGGCGTTTCGCCAACTCAACCTCAATATCTGGCTCGATCACTCCGCCGATCCCTTCGTGGATATGGAGATCTATGACGAGGGCGCGGCGCCCGTGGATCTGGACGCGCTCGAGGGCGCGCCCTGTTGGCTGGGCGTCGACCTGTCGAGCAATCATGACCTGACCTGTGTGGTGGCGGCCTGGCGCGATGAGGCCGGCGGCTACATCGTCCACCCGTGGTTCTTCTGCCCCGAGGACAATCTGCGCCTCCGCGCGGATCGGGACGGCGTGCCCTATCCCACTTGGGCGGAGCAGGGCTTCATCATCCCGACGCCCGGCAATGTGGTGGACTTCCGCGCCGTTGAAGCGACGATCCGTGACCTATGCGAGCGGTTCGCGGTGCAGGAGATCGCTTTCGATCCGCACCTTGCCCGCAACATGCTCAACAGCCTGCTCGAGGATGGCCTGCCGGCCGTGGAGATGCGGCAGGGCTGGGTGACGATGGCACCGGCCGTGAAAGAGCTCGAGCGGGCGATTGTCGGCCATCAGCTCGCCCATGGCAGTCATCCGGTCCTGCGCTGGTGCTTCGACAACATCGCCGTCCACACCGACGGCGCCGGTAATCGCATGTTCCACAAAGGCAAGAGCCGGGACCGCATCGACGGCGCAGTGGCCTGCGCCATGGCGGTCGCCCGCGCGTCATCTGAGGCCGGAGCCAGTATTTACGAAAGCGACGAGTGGTCGCCCGAACTCATGGTCATGTGA
- a CDS encoding HK97-gp10 family putative phage morphogenesis protein: MKSRMDVRGLKELATGLDQLKKSTQTGVLTRVLKKAAAPIESSAKRNAPVETGVLRDSIDTVVVRRNAGKAAYAQAMRDGASMDQAGAAARAANKAAAGRGASATVRVRATAPHAIFAEFGTINAPAQPFLGPALRGGQATALETIKADLATEITKTAARAAARAAKKGTKK; this comes from the coding sequence ATGAAAAGTCGTATGGACGTGCGAGGCCTTAAAGAGCTCGCGACTGGTCTTGATCAACTCAAGAAGTCGACACAGACGGGCGTGCTCACCCGCGTTCTGAAGAAGGCGGCGGCGCCGATTGAGAGTTCAGCGAAGCGCAATGCTCCTGTCGAGACCGGCGTGTTGCGCGACAGCATCGATACGGTTGTGGTTCGGCGAAATGCTGGCAAGGCCGCCTATGCGCAAGCCATGCGCGACGGAGCTTCCATGGATCAGGCCGGCGCAGCGGCACGGGCAGCGAACAAGGCGGCGGCGGGCAGAGGTGCCAGCGCGACCGTGCGCGTGAGAGCGACCGCACCTCACGCCATCTTCGCCGAATTCGGAACCATCAACGCCCCAGCGCAGCCGTTCCTAGGTCCGGCCCTTCGCGGGGGGCAGGCGACGGCGTTGGAGACGATCAAGGCCGACCTGGCCACCGAGATCACGAAAACCGCCGCGCGCGCCGCGGCACGGGCTGCAAAGAAGGGAACCAAGAAATGA
- a CDS encoding helix-turn-helix transcriptional regulator, with protein MHIICHRNNMVTSAQIRMARAALQWSVRDLAEQSGVHRNTITRIEAGAGAHGPTLSALRQAFEAAGVIFVAENGEGPGVRLRKDWKSEVEHSLGKGEGN; from the coding sequence ATGCACATTATATGTCACAGGAACAATATGGTGACAAGCGCCCAAATTCGGATGGCTCGCGCTGCTCTGCAATGGTCTGTCCGCGATCTTGCAGAGCAATCCGGCGTCCACCGGAACACGATCACACGCATTGAGGCTGGCGCTGGGGCGCACGGGCCGACGCTCTCCGCACTACGGCAGGCTTTCGAGGCCGCTGGCGTCATCTTCGTCGCAGAGAACGGGGAGGGGCCTGGCGTCCGCCTGCGGAAGGACTGGAAGTCCGAGGTAGAGCACTCCCTTGGTAAGGGAGAGGGCAACTGA